The Nitrospira sp. genome window below encodes:
- a CDS encoding TVP38/TMEM64 family protein gives MTTEVSQQAESKKPNAGKIVIALLIAFGIGAFFYFDLGRFLSLTSLKDNRDLLLAFTEENFGPAVVIFIMAYVLVAGLSLPGAVILTLAGGFLFGAGLATLFINIGATTGATLAFLAARYLLRDTVEHKFEKWLVPFQEGFAKNAFSYLLTLRLIPLFPFFVVNLVSGLTRVNTGTYVTATAIGIIPGSFVYAYAGRQLGTIDSLKEIASPNVMGAFVLLGLLALVPVLYKKYAAKSFG, from the coding sequence ATGACCACCGAGGTTTCACAGCAAGCTGAATCAAAGAAGCCGAACGCAGGCAAGATCGTGATTGCCTTGCTGATCGCATTTGGTATCGGAGCCTTTTTCTATTTTGATCTTGGACGGTTTCTTTCCCTGACCTCGCTGAAAGACAATCGGGACCTTCTGTTGGCATTCACCGAGGAGAATTTCGGACCAGCAGTGGTGATTTTCATCATGGCCTATGTGCTTGTGGCCGGTTTGTCTCTTCCTGGGGCGGTCATTCTCACACTGGCCGGTGGGTTCTTGTTCGGGGCGGGTTTGGCAACGTTGTTCATCAATATCGGGGCCACAACCGGCGCGACCTTGGCATTTCTGGCTGCCCGCTATTTATTGCGGGATACGGTTGAACACAAGTTTGAAAAATGGCTGGTGCCGTTCCAGGAGGGATTCGCGAAGAATGCCTTCAGCTACTTGTTAACCCTCCGGCTCATCCCACTTTTTCCATTCTTTGTGGTGAACCTGGTGTCAGGACTGACGCGTGTCAATACCGGAACCTATGTCACAGCCACAGCCATCGGCATCATTCCTGGTTCCTTTGTCTATGCCTATGCAGGACGACAACTGGGCACCATTGATTCCTTGAAAGAGATTGCCTCGCCCAATGTGATGGGGGCCTTTGTGCTGCTTGGACTTCTCGCATTGGTTCCAGTGCTGTACAAGAAATACGCAGCAAAATCATTCGGATGA
- a CDS encoding mercuric reductase, which produces MSESDQSLVYPNDEYNRQLVANVHPSDWVNPESTARYNLVVLGAGTAGLITAVVAASLGAKVALIEKHLMGGDCLNVGCVPSKGVIRAARAWADLRKASEFGLQIPPGVKYDFGAVMTRMRKLRARISRNDSAHRYAKLGVDVYIGSGHFLGTDTIQVNGSAGDRILRFVKAAVCTGARASEPPIPGLQEAGSLTNETVFSLTTLPQRVGVIGAGPIGCELAQAFGRFGSQVYLIEATHGILPTEDRDAAEIVEQQIRRDGVTLLCCGKDLRVEKTSGGKRLTVDSHGIQYDVTVDEILTAVGRAPNVEGIGLEAAGVNYDKNGITVNARLQTTNPRIYAAGDICSRFKFTHAADAMAQIVIQNALFPHPFGLGYASVETLNMPWCTFTEPEIAHVGMYETDAKEKGIEVETYTYTLDEVDRALLDGEDEGFARVHIKKGTDKILGATIVAARAGDMISEFAVAMKAGGAKTIAGTIHPYPTQAEVNKKVVNLWRKAHFTQNTKNVLTKVFAWMRR; this is translated from the coding sequence ATGAGTGAGTCCGATCAATCTCTCGTGTATCCCAACGACGAATACAATCGGCAACTTGTCGCCAATGTACATCCGTCAGACTGGGTCAACCCAGAGTCGACGGCTCGATACAACCTGGTCGTGCTCGGGGCAGGAACGGCCGGTTTAATTACGGCCGTGGTGGCCGCGAGTCTTGGAGCGAAGGTCGCCTTGATCGAAAAGCATTTGATGGGCGGAGACTGTCTGAATGTTGGCTGTGTGCCCTCGAAAGGAGTGATTCGTGCTGCCAGAGCGTGGGCTGACTTACGGAAGGCCTCAGAGTTCGGCCTTCAGATACCCCCTGGGGTGAAGTATGATTTCGGGGCTGTGATGACTCGGATGAGAAAACTACGGGCGCGCATCAGCCGGAATGACTCTGCCCATCGGTATGCCAAACTTGGAGTTGACGTCTACATCGGTAGCGGGCATTTTCTGGGCACCGATACGATTCAAGTCAACGGATCCGCAGGCGATCGGATTCTCAGGTTTGTGAAAGCCGCCGTCTGTACCGGCGCGCGGGCTTCGGAGCCACCCATACCAGGACTTCAGGAGGCGGGATCTCTCACGAACGAGACCGTCTTTTCCTTAACCACGCTCCCGCAACGGGTCGGAGTAATCGGGGCGGGTCCGATTGGGTGTGAACTGGCGCAAGCCTTTGGTCGGTTTGGAAGCCAGGTCTACCTCATCGAGGCGACCCATGGCATTCTACCCACTGAAGATCGTGATGCGGCAGAGATCGTCGAGCAACAGATACGTCGTGACGGTGTCACACTACTCTGTTGCGGGAAGGACCTGAGAGTAGAGAAGACCTCTGGTGGGAAACGGTTAACCGTCGATTCGCATGGTATTCAATATGACGTGACGGTCGATGAAATTCTTACGGCGGTCGGCCGGGCCCCAAATGTTGAGGGGATTGGTCTTGAGGCAGCGGGCGTGAACTACGATAAGAACGGCATCACGGTCAACGCGCGCCTTCAGACGACAAACCCGAGGATCTATGCGGCGGGCGACATCTGTTCACGGTTCAAGTTTACCCATGCCGCCGATGCCATGGCGCAAATCGTTATCCAGAATGCGCTCTTTCCTCATCCGTTCGGGTTAGGGTACGCCAGTGTCGAAACCTTGAACATGCCATGGTGCACCTTCACTGAGCCTGAAATTGCCCATGTCGGCATGTATGAAACAGATGCCAAGGAAAAGGGGATTGAGGTGGAAACCTATACCTACACGTTGGATGAGGTTGATCGGGCACTCCTCGATGGAGAGGACGAAGGATTTGCGCGCGTCCACATCAAGAAGGGAACCGATAAGATCCTCGGGGCGACGATCGTGGCAGCACGTGCCGGTGACATGATCAGTGAGTTTGCGGTAGCCATGAAAGCAGGTGGAGCAAAGACGATCGCTGGGACAATCCATCCATACCCAACACAAGCCGAGGTGAACAAGAAAGTGGTGAATCTGTGGCGGAAAGCCCATTTCACACAGAACACCAAGAACGTTCTTACGAAAGTATTTGCTTGGATGCGGCGCTAG
- a CDS encoding DUF3047 domain-containing protein translates to MRVFVMMLWAAMWSPALGAEGRAVLEVGKFSANEPGTSLPEDWKPLTFKKIPKLTTYELVKDEERIVVKATSDASASGLTKEVKIDPKEFPVVRWNWKVENLLKKSDATRKDGDDYPARLYITFEYDPEKVSFGKKLKYKAGQVLFGDIPIGAINYVWEQKAPVGTIIDNAYTDFVKMVVVESGLQNIGMWVDEERNIYQDYKKAFGEEPPMINGVAIMSDTDNTKERAVAYYGDIVFLKGQ, encoded by the coding sequence ATGCGTGTGTTTGTGATGATGCTGTGGGCCGCCATGTGGAGTCCCGCACTAGGGGCGGAGGGCAGAGCTGTGCTGGAGGTAGGGAAGTTTTCAGCAAACGAACCAGGGACTAGCCTACCTGAAGACTGGAAGCCGTTGACCTTCAAAAAGATTCCCAAACTGACCACCTATGAATTGGTGAAAGATGAGGAACGGATAGTGGTCAAAGCGACGAGCGATGCATCGGCCTCTGGGCTGACCAAAGAAGTCAAGATCGACCCGAAAGAGTTTCCTGTCGTGCGATGGAACTGGAAGGTTGAGAACCTTCTCAAGAAGAGCGATGCGACGCGCAAGGACGGCGACGACTATCCGGCCCGTCTGTACATCACGTTTGAATACGACCCTGAGAAGGTGAGCTTCGGCAAGAAGCTCAAGTATAAGGCGGGACAAGTCTTGTTCGGAGATATCCCAATCGGGGCAATCAACTATGTATGGGAACAAAAGGCTCCTGTCGGCACGATCATCGATAATGCCTATACGGATTTCGTCAAAATGGTGGTCGTCGAGAGCGGGCTACAAAACATCGGCATGTGGGTGGATGAAGAGCGAAACATCTATCAGGATTACAAGAAGGCTTTTGGGGAGGAACCACCGATGATCAATGGTGTGGCGATCATGAGCGACACGGATAATACCAAAGAACGTGCAGTGGCGTACTACGGCGACATCGTATTTCTGAAAGGGCAGTAG
- a CDS encoding beta-propeller fold lactonase family protein, whose translation MRHKLIMGALVTAITLSGWVTGSAFANEEWQWPTVYTMSNGTDGNAVLAFRQHGDTLVPVGSFPTGGKGSGGGLGNQGALAFSDDGDALLVVNPGSHDISVFEINGRYLKLTDRVSSGGSSPISITTHEDYVYVLNAGGQGNIAGFELTQHNKLKPIAGSIQPLSGANTAPAQISFNLLGDTLVVTEKATSIIDTYAVDENGVAAAPVSQRSNGQTPFGFSFTRRGVLVVSEAFGGAPNASAVSSYRLRDEQLTVRSASVPTTQSAACWIVITKNGKFAYASNTGSNNISSYRVRSAGRLTLQEAVATPTGAGPIDMALNKNSRFLYVLDAGSDSIEVFRVNRWNGRLTQMTGVSGLPDGANGLVAR comes from the coding sequence ATGCGACATAAATTGATCATGGGTGCGCTGGTCACAGCGATCACTCTTTCCGGGTGGGTGACCGGCTCGGCATTCGCCAACGAGGAATGGCAATGGCCAACCGTCTACACGATGTCGAATGGGACAGACGGCAATGCGGTGTTGGCATTTAGGCAGCACGGAGACACGCTGGTTCCTGTTGGATCGTTTCCGACAGGGGGAAAAGGGTCAGGCGGTGGCCTGGGGAATCAAGGAGCCCTCGCCTTCAGCGATGATGGTGACGCCCTCTTAGTTGTGAATCCTGGGAGTCATGATATCTCGGTGTTCGAAATCAACGGACGTTACCTGAAGCTGACAGATCGAGTGTCTTCCGGGGGAAGCAGTCCGATCAGTATTACCACCCATGAAGATTATGTCTATGTATTGAACGCGGGTGGGCAGGGTAACATTGCGGGGTTCGAACTGACGCAGCACAACAAGTTGAAGCCTATTGCTGGATCGATTCAGCCACTCAGTGGGGCCAATACCGCGCCGGCCCAAATCTCGTTCAATCTCTTGGGCGATACGCTGGTCGTGACTGAAAAAGCAACAAGCATCATTGACACCTATGCGGTGGATGAGAACGGTGTGGCAGCTGCGCCGGTTTCACAGCGATCCAACGGCCAAACCCCCTTCGGCTTTTCCTTTACTCGGCGAGGGGTGTTGGTGGTCAGTGAAGCCTTCGGAGGCGCACCGAATGCGTCTGCTGTCTCGTCGTACCGCCTCCGCGATGAACAATTGACCGTCCGGAGCGCGTCGGTCCCCACCACCCAGTCGGCCGCATGCTGGATCGTGATTACGAAAAATGGAAAGTTTGCGTATGCCAGTAATACCGGCAGCAACAATATTTCCAGTTATCGAGTGAGAAGTGCGGGGAGGTTAACGTTACAAGAAGCGGTGGCAACGCCCACCGGGGCTGGGCCCATTGACATGGCATTGAACAAGAACAGTCGGTTCTTGTATGTGCTCGATGCAGGATCCGATTCTATCGAGGTCTTTCGGGTCAATCGTTGGAATGGACGCTTGACCCAAATGACTGGCGTTTCGGGCCTCCCTGATGGGGCCAATGGCCTTGTTGCGCGATAA
- a CDS encoding response regulator transcription factor has protein sequence MALLRDNRRRSQVSSIRTTQRSRLGEASECLRTAESARARERSSSRWSERGRLSYAGRDHGAHVTPRTILVIEDDPDIANLVHLHLCDSGYQVDVARDGTVGLQQALAKSYDLVILDLMLPGIDGLELCRKLRGSTRYSLILMLTSKSTELDRVLGLEVGADDYLTKPFSILELLARVKALFRRMEALRSQAPQKTLPTIRAGDLVIEVDKRKVQLRGQSIELTAKEFDLLLQFAQHPGQVYTRATLLDAVWGYSHEGYEHTVNSHINRLRAKIEDDSSRPRYILTVWGVGYSFTEEWSER, from the coding sequence ATGGCCTTGTTGCGCGATAACCGCCGCCGAAGTCAGGTTTCTAGTATCAGGACTACTCAGAGGTCTCGCCTCGGCGAGGCTTCTGAGTGTCTCAGGACGGCCGAGTCGGCGCGAGCACGGGAGCGCTCGTCCTCGCGCTGGTCAGAACGTGGTCGGTTGTCATATGCTGGTAGAGATCATGGAGCACACGTGACGCCTCGTACAATCCTGGTAATTGAAGACGATCCGGATATTGCGAACCTTGTGCACTTGCACCTGTGTGATTCGGGCTACCAGGTCGATGTCGCGCGAGATGGTACGGTCGGCCTTCAGCAAGCCCTGGCCAAGTCGTATGATTTGGTGATTCTGGATCTGATGCTTCCTGGAATAGATGGATTGGAATTGTGTCGGAAACTGCGTGGATCAACGAGATATAGCTTGATCCTGATGCTCACGTCCAAGTCGACTGAATTGGATCGCGTGTTGGGTCTGGAAGTCGGCGCTGACGACTATCTTACAAAGCCGTTCAGTATTCTGGAGCTTCTCGCCCGGGTGAAAGCCTTGTTCCGTCGTATGGAGGCTCTTCGTTCGCAGGCCCCTCAAAAGACGCTCCCGACCATTCGTGCAGGCGACCTCGTGATCGAAGTCGATAAACGAAAGGTCCAACTGCGTGGGCAATCGATCGAGTTGACGGCCAAAGAGTTTGACCTCTTACTGCAGTTTGCCCAACACCCTGGCCAGGTGTACACCCGTGCCACACTCTTAGATGCTGTGTGGGGGTATTCACATGAAGGGTATGAACATACCGTGAATTCCCACATCAATCGGCTGCGGGCTAAAATCGAGGATGATAGCAGTCGGCCTCGGTATATTTTAACGGTGTGGGGAGTCGGCTATAGCTTTACTGAAGAATGGTCAGAACGGTAG
- a CDS encoding sensor histidine kinase: MLNTLYGKLAAVLFGLFCVIGAVVMFLTLYVTQSYFQEVNQKLNRTLAERMVSEKVLMQEGRVNDEVLKEIFHELMVINPSIELYLLDPQGAILTFSAPSGKVTRQHISLDPLERFLSGTVDFPILGEDPRDLTRKKVFSVFPIETLGGSIQGYLYIILGGEEFDSIMQMLEESYILRLSVWTVCAILVFTLLAGLLCLKLLTRRLNSLALAMESFRHTELPTQPHLSSPSDLRPSVVWQGDEIDQLKMMFSQMADLIHQQVQALKETDQLRRELVANVSHDLRTPVTSLQGYLETLVLKEGALTSQERQRYLEIATAQSQRLGELIAELFELAKLNSQEMKPRIESFSLGELVQDVLQKFRLSVATKQVTLQAKLGENLPFVSADIGLIERVLENLIENALRYTPQGGRITVILSLMSQNIMTRIEDTGCGIPPEDLPHVFDRYYQVGKKHQSHDKGAGLGLAITKRILELHGSAIEVQSAVNQGTTFSFYLAATQSGVIQVATSATEYSPHR; this comes from the coding sequence ATGCTCAATACGTTGTATGGAAAGTTAGCGGCTGTTCTCTTCGGGCTCTTTTGTGTGATCGGCGCCGTGGTCATGTTCCTCACGCTCTATGTCACCCAGTCGTATTTCCAGGAAGTCAACCAGAAGCTGAACCGGACCTTGGCTGAACGGATGGTGTCTGAAAAGGTTCTGATGCAGGAAGGGCGAGTCAATGATGAGGTGTTGAAGGAAATCTTTCACGAGCTCATGGTGATCAATCCTAGTATTGAACTGTATCTACTTGATCCTCAAGGCGCAATTCTGACCTTTTCCGCTCCCTCTGGGAAGGTCACACGACAACACATCTCTCTCGACCCACTTGAGCGGTTCCTGTCTGGTACCGTGGACTTCCCAATTCTGGGAGAGGACCCTCGTGATCTCACACGTAAGAAGGTGTTTTCGGTCTTTCCTATTGAAACGTTAGGAGGCTCCATCCAGGGTTATCTGTACATCATTCTGGGTGGTGAAGAGTTCGATTCGATCATGCAGATGCTTGAGGAGAGCTATATTCTGAGACTGAGCGTATGGACTGTGTGTGCCATTCTGGTCTTTACCCTCCTAGCGGGGCTGCTCTGCCTGAAGCTCTTGACGCGAAGACTCAACTCCCTGGCTTTGGCAATGGAGTCCTTCAGACACACAGAACTCCCAACCCAGCCGCACCTCTCGTCTCCATCCGACCTTCGACCATCTGTAGTCTGGCAAGGAGATGAAATTGATCAGCTGAAAATGATGTTTTCGCAAATGGCCGATCTCATTCACCAACAAGTTCAAGCGTTGAAAGAGACCGATCAGTTGCGACGGGAATTGGTCGCCAACGTCTCCCATGATCTTCGCACGCCCGTCACCAGTCTCCAGGGTTATCTTGAAACCTTGGTGCTGAAGGAAGGCGCGCTCACGTCTCAAGAGCGACAGCGGTATCTGGAAATCGCTACGGCACAGAGCCAACGGCTCGGAGAGCTGATTGCGGAACTGTTTGAACTTGCCAAACTGAACTCGCAGGAAATGAAACCTCGTATCGAGTCATTTTCGCTTGGTGAACTGGTACAGGACGTGCTTCAAAAGTTTCGGTTGAGCGTTGCAACTAAACAGGTGACGCTTCAGGCAAAGCTGGGGGAGAATCTCCCGTTTGTTTCAGCTGATATCGGACTGATCGAACGTGTTCTCGAAAACCTGATCGAGAATGCCCTGAGATACACGCCACAAGGGGGTCGGATTACGGTGATTTTGAGCCTCATGAGTCAGAACATCATGACACGGATTGAGGATACCGGCTGCGGTATTCCGCCGGAAGACCTGCCGCATGTTTTTGACCGGTACTATCAAGTCGGGAAGAAACATCAAAGTCATGACAAAGGGGCCGGGCTTGGGCTCGCGATCACGAAGCGAATTCTAGAGCTGCACGGAAGCGCTATTGAGGTTCAGAGTGCCGTCAATCAAGGGACGACCTTTTCCTTCTACCTCGCAGCCACTCAGTCGGGTGTCATCCAGGTCGCTACTTCGGCAACTGAATACTCGCCCCACAGATAA
- a CDS encoding RNA polymerase sigma factor, which translates to MNNVFRLMNDEDRLVSQLQAGEEEAFGAVVTHYQETLIRMALRYVANRATAEEVVQETWIGVMSGLNRFEGRSSLHAWICAILIHKAKDRGVREKRQKVFSDFEVETANWRGEHDPSHFRPHREWSGLTAFAHHLWDNRTPEKLLASSQATACMWHAIETLPILQKEVLVLHDVHGAKTKEVCTQLRISETNFYVRLHRARERVKVAVAAALG; encoded by the coding sequence ATGAACAACGTCTTCCGTTTGATGAACGATGAGGATCGGCTTGTGTCACAACTGCAGGCAGGGGAGGAAGAAGCATTTGGAGCCGTCGTCACCCACTATCAGGAAACACTCATCCGAATGGCGCTGCGCTATGTGGCCAATCGAGCAACGGCAGAGGAGGTCGTGCAGGAGACCTGGATAGGGGTGATGAGCGGGCTGAATCGATTCGAAGGCCGGTCGTCCCTCCATGCATGGATCTGTGCGATTCTCATCCACAAGGCGAAGGATCGAGGCGTCAGAGAGAAACGTCAGAAAGTCTTTTCAGACTTCGAAGTGGAAACCGCGAACTGGCGTGGCGAACATGACCCATCTCATTTCAGACCACACAGGGAGTGGTCCGGGCTCACGGCGTTCGCCCATCATCTTTGGGACAACCGGACTCCGGAGAAACTGTTGGCATCAAGCCAGGCTACAGCCTGTATGTGGCATGCGATCGAGACTCTGCCCATACTTCAGAAGGAAGTCCTGGTTCTACACGATGTGCATGGTGCGAAAACCAAAGAGGTGTGTACACAACTGAGGATTTCTGAAACGAACTTCTATGTACGATTACACCGCGCTCGGGAACGAGTGAAAGTGGCGGTCGCGGCCGCGTTGGGATGA